A window of the Emys orbicularis isolate rEmyOrb1 chromosome 1, rEmyOrb1.hap1, whole genome shotgun sequence genome harbors these coding sequences:
- the KCNJ4 gene encoding inward rectifier potassium channel 4 has protein sequence MIKRAMGSVRVNRYSIVSTEEDGHKVSALGNMNGHSWNGKGHVPRRKRRNRFVKKNGQCNVYFANLSNKSQRYMADIFTTCVDTRWRYMFMIFSAAFLVSWLFFGFLFWCIAFFHGDLGATGVGGVPTTAKPCIMHVNGFLGAFLFSVETQTTIGYGFRCVTEECPLAIMAVVIQSIVGCVIDSFMIGTIMAKMARPKKRAQTLLFSHHAVISVRDGKLCLMWRVGNLRRSHIVEAHVRAQLIKPYMTQEGEYLPLDQRDLNVGYDIGLDRIFLVSPIIIVHEIDEESPLYGMGKEELEMEDFEIVVILEGMVEATAMTTQARSSYLASEILWGHRFEPVVFEEKNRYKVDYSHFHKTYEVAGTPCCSARELQESKITILSSPPPPSAFCYENELALVSQDEDEEEEEVEVGPGLGGSSKKDGGVIQMTEFGSHLDLERLQAAIPLDTISYRRESAI, from the exons ATGATAAAGCGAGCCATGGGTAGCGTCCGAGTTAACAG GTACAGCATTGTCTCAACTGAAGAGGATGGGCACAAGGTCTCTGCCCTAGGCAACATGAATGGGCACAGCTGGAATGGGAAAGGACATGTCCCCAGGCGGAAACGCCGTAACCGTTTTGTGAAGAAGAATGGCCAGTGCAACGTGTACTTTGCCAACCTGAGCAACAAGTCTCAACGCTACATGGCCGACATCTTTACCACATGTGTGGACACTCGCTGGCGCTACATGTTTATGATCTTCTCAGCAGCCTTCCTGGTCTCCTGGCTCTTCTTTGGGTTCCTCTTCTGGTGCATCGCTTTCTTCCATGGTGACCTGGGTGCCACTGGGGTGGGCGGTGTCCCCACCACTGCAAAGCCCTGCATCATGCATGTCAATGGCTTCCTAGGAGCCTTTCTCTTCTCGGTGGAGACGCAGACCACCATTGGGTATGGGTTCCGTTGTGTGACTGAGGAGTGCCCATTGGCCATCATGGCAGTAGTGATCCAGTCCATTGTGGGCTGTGTCATCGACTCCTTCATGATCGGCACTATCATGGCCAAGATGGCGCGGCCCAAGAAACGGGCCCAGACCCTCCTTTTCAGCCATCATGCTGTCATCTCTGTGCGTGATGGCAAACTGTGCCTCATGTGGCGAGTGGGAAACTTGCGGAGGAGTCACATTGTGGAGGCTCATGTCCGGGCTCAGCTCATCAAGCCCTACATGACACAGGAAGGTGAGTACCTCCCGCTGGACCAGCGGGACCTCAACGTGGGCTACGACATAGGCCTTGACCGCATATTCCTGGTATCCCCCATTATCATTGTCCATGAGATTGATGAGGAGAGCCCACTCTATGGAATGGGCAAGGAGGAGCTAGAGATGGAGGACTTTGAGATTGTCGTCATCCTGGAGGGGATGGTGGAGGCCACAGCCATGACCACCCAGGCTCGCAGCTCCTACCTGGCCAGTGAGATCCTCTGGGGTCACCGTTTTGAACCTGTGGTCTTTGAGGAGAAGAACCGCTACAAAGTGGACTACTCACACTTCCACAAGACCTATGAGGTGGCCGGCACCCCTTGCTGCTCAGCCCGAGAGCTGCAAGAGAGCAAGATCACCATCCTGTCTTCTCCGCCACCTCCTAGTGCCTTCTGCTATGAGAACGAGTTAGCCTTAGTAAGCCAAGacgaagatgaggaggaggaggaggtggaagtgGGGCCTGGGTTAGGAGGAAGCTCCAAGAAGGATGGAGGAGTCATCCAGATGACGGAATTTGGGAGTCACTTGGATCTGGAACGGCTACAGGCTGCCATCCCCCTGGACACCATCTCCTACCGCAGAGAGTCGGCCATCTGA
- the LOC135872997 gene encoding endosome-associated-trafficking regulator 1-like, with product MPRPLFPSGTLERTCPQSQGLDNEEEEEPICCYPHHPPPPPAHAKSLISPGDNHLEDPQGAIPFSLKGFVKTKTRGTAKEEESKNRMFAKKLARHNLGFEDDTLSPEALGLSMEFQEPFYKDLEMADTLSDDEDEDWGGSYHHPALEKARKSRFASMSPCSPHDSLYHNTARQLGIEAFAPCLHPSDLYVSCRAHDKAPESCALHEESIGDREYPSLQLSYEELKEENSMLRRKIKSIHSFSESQTRMVRNLERRLRASVVKEEKEAQGLESIVQQAERNLLGMTQRALKAESKAAKLKQEVSLLQVELESFKTENDMLRAGQSDSLGAVQQNVDVALQNLHRVIANAHLSIKQLVSGTEMLHFVADLLKSIDKISEVKKEDDG from the coding sequence ATGCCACGGCCACTTTTCCCCTCAGGAACATTGGAGAGGACCTGTCCACAGTCCCAAGGCCTAgataatgaggaggaggaggaacccaTATGCTGTTACCCCCATCACCCGCCACCTCCTCCGGCCCATGCTAAGAGCCTCATCAGCCCAGGGGACAATCATCTGGAAGATCCACAGGGAGCCATTCCATTTTCCTTAAAGGGGTTTGTAAAAACGAAAACTCGTGGCACAGCAAAAGAGGAAGAATCAAAAAATAGAATGTTTGCAAAGAAATTGGCCAGACACAACCTAGGCTTTGAAGATGATACCTTATCTCCAGAAGCATTGGGCTTGAGCATGGAATTTCAGGAGCCATTTTACAAAGACCTAGAGATGGCTGATACCTTATCAGATGATGAGGATGAGGATTGGGGTGGGAGCTATCACCACCCTGCCCTTGAAAAAGCCCGTAAGTCCAGGTTTGCCAGCATGTCACCTTGTAGCCCGCATGATTCTTTATATCACAACACAGCCAGACAGTTGGGAATTGAGGCATTTGCTCCCTGCCTCCATCCCAGCGACTTGTATGTTTCCTGCAGAGCTCATGACAAGGCACCTGAAAGTTGTGCTCTTCATGAAGAATCCATAGGAGACAGGGAGTATCCATCTCTGCAGCTGAGCTACGAAGAACTCAAAGAGGAGAATTCCATGCTCAGGAGGAAGATCAAAAGTATCCATAGCTTCTCAGAAAGTCAGACACGCATGGTGAGAAACCTGGAGAGAAGACTGAGAGCCAGTGTGGTCAAAGAGGAGAAAGAGGCTCAGGGTTTAGAATCCATTGTCCAGCAGGCAGAACGGAATCTGCTGGGGATGACCCAGCGGGCCCTGAAGGCAGAAAGTAAGGCTGCAAAGCTGAAGCAGGAGGTGTCCCTTCTCCAGGTGGAGCTGGAGAGTTTCAAGACGGAGAATGACATGCTGCGTGCAGGCCAGTCTGACAGCCTGGGGGCAGTGCAACAAAATGTAGACGTTGCCTTGCAGAATCTCCACCGGGTTATAGCCAACGCACACTTGTCAATCAAACAGCTGGTCTCGGGAACGGAAATGCTGCATTTTGTGGCTGACCTCCTGAAATCCATAGACAAGATTTCCGAAGTCAAAAAGGAAGATGATGGATGA